From a single Anaerolineales bacterium genomic region:
- a CDS encoding sulfotransferase, producing the protein MAYLEDMKMELFSRLKTAARILFKGEAQTKKRNPIPAITPDELAEVKQFFPREKFFILGHARSGTTLLMRLARLHPEVHCNYQAHFFTRKPLLKSLVDSAEIEEWLTRKSNRWNHGRDLSPLVLRAAADFIMERDAAREGKRIVGDKSPSSVIHGQVVRDMQALYPDAKIINIVRDGRDVLISERFRNFVEESKFLTTEDKRIISDLKTDPAPFSDGRRSIFTETFIRNIASRWVNDLTETDAEAQRLYGKQYHSLRYEDLLENPFAEMTKLWKFLGVKKIGKTLETAIKTEMSSNPDEQWQAQRNEGIASFLPKGQAGNWQRLFTEKDKHIFKEIAGDMLIKWKYENDLNW; encoded by the coding sequence ATGGCATACTTGGAAGATATGAAAATGGAATTGTTTTCCCGTCTCAAAACCGCCGCCCGCATCTTGTTCAAGGGCGAAGCCCAAACAAAAAAACGCAATCCCATTCCCGCCATCACACCTGATGAACTGGCGGAAGTAAAGCAATTCTTCCCGCGCGAAAAATTCTTCATCCTTGGTCATGCCCGCTCAGGGACGACCCTGCTCATGCGCCTTGCGCGCCTGCACCCCGAAGTCCACTGCAATTATCAGGCGCACTTCTTCACCCGCAAGCCGCTGCTGAAATCACTTGTGGACTCCGCTGAAATCGAAGAATGGCTCACGCGCAAATCCAACCGCTGGAACCACGGGCGCGACCTTTCGCCGCTCGTCTTGCGTGCCGCCGCCGATTTCATCATGGAGCGCGACGCCGCCCGCGAAGGCAAGCGCATCGTCGGGGACAAGAGTCCCTCCAGCGTGATCCACGGCCAGGTCGTGCGGGACATGCAAGCGTTATATCCCGATGCGAAAATCATCAACATCGTCCGCGACGGGCGCGATGTCCTGATCTCGGAACGCTTCCGCAACTTCGTTGAAGAATCCAAATTTTTGACAACAGAAGACAAACGCATCATTTCGGACCTCAAAACTGATCCCGCTCCGTTCAGCGACGGACGCCGCTCTATCTTCACCGAGACCTTCATCCGCAATATTGCTTCGCGCTGGGTCAACGACCTGACCGAAACCGACGCTGAAGCGCAGCGGCTTTACGGGAAGCAATATCATTCCCTGCGATATGAAGATTTGCTCGAAAATCCATTTGCTGAAATGACCAAACTGTGGAAGTTTCTCGGCGTGAAAAAGATCGGAAAAACACTCGAGACGGCGATCAAAACTGAAATGTCCTCCAATCCTGATGAGCAGTGGCAGGCACAGCGTAATGAGGGCATCGCATCCTTTTTGCCGAAAGGACAGGCGGGCAACTGGCAGCGCTTGTTCACGGAGAAAGATAAGCATATTTTCAAAGAAATTGCGGGTGACATGCTCATCAAATGGAAATACGAAAACGATTTGAATTGGTGA
- a CDS encoding Gfo/Idh/MocA family oxidoreductase yields MKYLIAGLGSVGRRHMRNLIALGETDIVLYRTHKATLPDDELAGYPVETDLAEALKKHRPDAVIVSNPTSLHLDVAIPAAEAGCAILLEKPIAASMERVNVLQKAVQKSGSKVLVAFQFRFHPGMVKTRELIENDEIGRVVSASVHFGEYLPAWHPWEDYRTGYAARADMGGGVVATQCHSLDYLPWLVGKKVESVWGFAAKISDLDVTADDTAKIGLRFEGGALGSLHLDYNQQPPEHEFCIIGTNGTIKWNLADGAARIYRVEKKDWDVYPLPAGWERNVMFQEQTKHFVDVVKGKAEPSCTLEDGIQVQRIISSVHESQRTGRLIQLD; encoded by the coding sequence ATGAAATATCTCATTGCCGGACTCGGCTCCGTTGGTCGGCGCCACATGCGCAACCTCATCGCTCTTGGCGAAACGGACATCGTCCTCTACCGCACGCACAAGGCAACCCTGCCCGATGACGAACTCGCAGGCTACCCCGTCGAAACCGACCTTGCCGAAGCGCTAAAAAAACACAGGCCCGATGCGGTCATCGTCTCGAACCCGACTTCACTGCATCTGGATGTCGCCATCCCTGCCGCGGAAGCGGGCTGCGCCATCCTGCTCGAAAAACCCATCGCCGCCTCGATGGAGCGCGTGAATGTGCTGCAAAAAGCCGTACAAAAAAGCGGATCGAAAGTGCTGGTTGCATTCCAATTCCGTTTTCATCCGGGCATGGTCAAAACGCGCGAACTCATCGAAAACGACGAGATCGGGCGTGTGGTCTCCGCGAGCGTTCACTTCGGCGAATATCTCCCCGCGTGGCACCCGTGGGAAGATTACCGCACAGGCTACGCCGCACGCGCGGACATGGGCGGTGGTGTAGTTGCAACGCAGTGTCACTCGCTCGATTATCTCCCGTGGCTGGTCGGCAAAAAAGTGGAATCCGTGTGGGGTTTTGCTGCAAAGATCAGCGACCTTGATGTTACTGCCGATGACACCGCCAAGATCGGCTTGCGCTTTGAAGGCGGCGCACTCGGCAGCCTGCATCTCGATTACAACCAACAACCGCCCGAGCATGAGTTCTGTATTATCGGCACGAACGGCACGATCAAGTGGAATCTCGCGGACGGCGCGGCGCGCATCTATAGGGTGGAGAAAAAGGATTGGGATGTGTACCCGCTACCGGCGGGGTGGGAGCGCAACGTCATGTTCCAGGAACAGACCAAGCATTTTGTGGATGTCGTCAAAGGGAAGGCGGAGCCATCCTGCACATTGGAGGACGGCATTCAGGTGCAGCGAATTATTTCTTCTGTGCATGAATCACAAAGAACGGGGCGATTGATACAACTCGATTAA
- a CDS encoding bifunctional sulfate adenylyltransferase/adenylylsulfate kinase, producing MAKANLITPYGGKLVDLILTGKEREDALALAAKLPSIKITMRNLCDLELIATGGFSPLTTFMGKADYDRVLREMRLADGTLFPLPITLTADPAELPTVGEDIVLRNANNDVVAIMTLNEVYHWDAETEAALAYGSTDHKHPMTSEMERWNKVCISGPIKVINLPKYYDFVELRLTPAQVRERLEKMGNDNVVAFQTRNPLHRIHEELTKRAAAQVNGSLIIHPVVGMTKPGDVDHYTRVRTYKALVDNHYDKKSTMLSLLPLAMRMAGPKEALLHAIIRRNHGANHFIVGRDHAGPGNDSTGKPFYGPYDAQELMKQYEHEIGVKMIPFEMLVYLPDEDRYVEEKDVPKGAKVANISGTQVRDEYLAKGKLLPEWFTRPETAEILREMYPPRHKQGFGIWFTGLSGSGKSATSQVLTSLLLERGREIAILDGDVVRTHLSKGLGFSKEDRDTNILRIGFVAGEIVHAGGAVICAAISPYRATRAEARKMVGENFIEIFMDTPVEVCEERDVKGLYAKARQAMEDGKPMGFTGVDDPYEPPINPEITLKGYGATPEDNARIIVQYLEEQGYLLPAK from the coding sequence ATGGCAAAAGCAAATCTTATCACCCCCTATGGCGGCAAGCTTGTGGATCTCATTTTGACGGGCAAGGAGCGCGAAGACGCGCTCGCGCTCGCCGCAAAACTTCCGTCCATCAAGATCACCATGCGCAATTTGTGCGACCTGGAATTGATCGCCACCGGCGGCTTTTCCCCGCTGACGACCTTCATGGGCAAAGCCGACTACGACCGCGTGCTGCGCGAAATGCGCCTTGCGGATGGAACGCTCTTCCCGCTTCCCATCACGCTGACGGCTGATCCTGCCGAACTGCCGACCGTCGGCGAGGACATTGTCCTGCGCAACGCGAACAATGACGTGGTCGCGATCATGACCCTCAATGAGGTCTATCACTGGGATGCGGAAACGGAAGCCGCGCTGGCGTACGGCTCCACCGATCACAAACACCCGATGACCTCCGAAATGGAACGCTGGAACAAGGTCTGCATTTCCGGTCCGATAAAGGTCATCAACCTGCCCAAATACTACGACTTTGTCGAACTGCGCCTGACCCCGGCTCAGGTGCGCGAACGTCTCGAAAAAATGGGCAATGACAATGTGGTTGCGTTCCAGACCCGCAATCCCTTGCACCGCATCCACGAGGAATTGACCAAACGCGCTGCGGCACAGGTCAACGGTTCGCTTATCATTCATCCGGTCGTGGGTATGACCAAGCCCGGCGATGTGGATCACTACACCCGTGTCCGCACCTACAAGGCGCTGGTGGATAATCACTACGACAAGAAAAGCACCATGCTCAGCCTGCTTCCGCTTGCCATGCGCATGGCGGGACCGAAGGAAGCCCTGCTTCACGCTATCATCCGCCGCAACCACGGCGCGAATCACTTTATCGTCGGGCGCGACCATGCGGGACCGGGAAATGATTCCACGGGCAAACCGTTCTACGGTCCGTATGATGCGCAGGAGTTGATGAAGCAGTATGAGCACGAGATCGGCGTCAAAATGATCCCCTTCGAGATGCTGGTTTATCTTCCCGATGAAGACCGCTATGTGGAAGAGAAGGATGTGCCCAAAGGCGCGAAGGTTGCCAACATCTCCGGCACGCAGGTCCGCGACGAGTATCTTGCCAAGGGCAAACTTTTGCCCGAATGGTTCACACGCCCAGAAACCGCCGAGATTTTGCGCGAGATGTACCCGCCGCGCCACAAGCAGGGATTTGGGATCTGGTTCACCGGCTTGAGCGGTTCCGGCAAGTCCGCCACTTCGCAGGTCTTGACCTCGCTCCTGCTCGAACGCGGACGTGAGATCGCCATCCTCGACGGCGATGTCGTCCGCACGCATCTTTCCAAAGGTCTCGGCTTCAGCAAGGAAGACCGCGACACCAACATCCTGCGCATCGGTTTTGTGGCTGGCGAGATCGTCCATGCCGGCGGCGCGGTGATTTGTGCGGCGATCAGTCCCTATCGCGCCACGCGCGCCGAAGCCCGCAAGATGGTGGGTGAGAACTTCATCGAAATTTTCATGGACACGCCCGTCGAAGTCTGTGAAGAGCGCGACGTGAAAGGTCTCTACGCCAAGGCGCGTCAGGCAATGGAAGATGGCAAACCGATGGGCTTCACCGGCGTGGATGATCCCTACGAGCCGCCGATCAATCCCGAGATCACGCTCAAGGGATACGGCGCCACGCCCGAAGATAACGCCCGCATCATCGTCCAGTATCTGGAAGAACAGGGCTACCTGCTTCCTGCAAAGTAA
- a CDS encoding phospholipid carrier-dependent glycosyltransferase: MTRFPFASFLLLGLLAVLGTFLVLYSTPQGLALSDDSIGYIAGARSILSGDGYRAAWLASNKPVTHFPPGFSSVLALVGLSGLDPLRGTRFVNSLLFGANTFLLGLIGWRMTRSKLAGITLALLFLVNASLFRVHIAAMSEPLYLFFTLASFLTFSQYFEAEKPVSASFSGKLGNPNIWLLLTAILTSFAYLTRYAGLALFVTFLAALVILHGTWKKRLTRAGIFLAGFLPFAIAWAVRNRLLADNATNRTIVYHPITPENIQIGVYNVSVFLMPFEEWRRELMRIPNLFLSIIIFVLLIMLVWVMFKGLKKFFKPFTEMPEILSFVSALYGLGYLASIVVTMTWFDAATKFQLRIIAPVFVSLLTLLVYFGYWLWQKQNRLLYAVTIVLALCIFALSIHGMTDAVNQLRKGGQGYASFRWFDSEAMEFLRNLPEGTRIHSNQVAAVYLYTGRPGYVLPDLVDAVTGLPRGRYEEGVAELRADVLAGEAVLALFRFGAADEDVQSVYMDLSNGLYLAFDVRGDKIYTAFP; encoded by the coding sequence ATGACCAGATTCCCCTTCGCTTCATTTCTACTCCTCGGCTTGCTTGCCGTACTCGGAACATTTCTCGTTCTTTATTCGACTCCGCAAGGTCTCGCGCTCTCCGATGATTCGATCGGGTACATTGCCGGGGCGCGCAGCATCCTGAGCGGGGACGGCTACCGCGCTGCCTGGCTGGCTTCCAACAAGCCTGTCACGCATTTTCCGCCCGGTTTCTCGTCCGTGCTTGCCCTCGTCGGCTTGAGCGGACTTGATCCACTGCGCGGCACACGTTTTGTGAATTCCCTTCTGTTCGGCGCAAATACATTTTTACTCGGTCTCATCGGCTGGCGGATGACCAGATCGAAACTTGCCGGTATCACGCTGGCTTTGCTCTTTTTGGTCAACGCCTCGTTATTCCGCGTCCACATCGCGGCAATGAGCGAACCGCTGTATCTTTTCTTCACCCTCGCATCGTTTTTGACCTTTTCGCAATACTTTGAAGCGGAGAAGCCAGTTTCGGCATCTTTCAGCGGCAAGTTGGGCAATCCCAATATCTGGCTGCTATTGACAGCCATCCTCACATCCTTCGCCTATCTGACGCGTTATGCAGGTCTCGCCCTGTTCGTAACCTTTTTAGCCGCCCTTGTCATTTTGCATGGCACATGGAAAAAACGCCTGACCCGTGCGGGGATTTTCCTCGCTGGTTTCCTGCCTTTTGCGATTGCCTGGGCTGTCCGCAACCGCCTGCTCGCGGATAACGCCACCAACCGCACGATTGTCTATCATCCCATCACACCCGAGAATATTCAAATCGGTGTTTACAATGTCTCGGTCTTCCTCATGCCCTTCGAAGAATGGCGGCGTGAATTGATGAGAATCCCAAACCTGTTTCTCTCCATCATTATCTTTGTCTTATTGATTATGCTGGTTTGGGTGATGTTCAAGGGATTAAAAAAATTCTTCAAGCCATTCACCGAAATGCCAGAGATCCTGTCCTTTGTCAGCGCGCTCTATGGCTTGGGGTATCTTGCATCCATTGTCGTGACCATGACCTGGTTCGACGCCGCGACAAAATTTCAACTCCGCATTATTGCGCCGGTTTTCGTCAGTCTGCTGACCCTGCTGGTCTATTTTGGGTATTGGCTGTGGCAAAAACAAAATAGACTTTTGTATGCCGTTACAATTGTGCTTGCGCTTTGTATCTTTGCACTTTCCATCCACGGCATGACCGATGCAGTTAACCAACTCCGCAAAGGCGGGCAGGGATATGCGTCCTTCCGTTGGTTCGACTCTGAAGCCATGGAATTTCTGCGCAACCTTCCAGAAGGGACGCGCATTCACAGCAACCAGGTTGCAGCCGTGTATCTGTACACGGGACGTCCCGGTTACGTTCTGCCCGACCTCGTCGACGCTGTCACGGGGCTTCCGCGCGGACGGTACGAGGAAGGCGTCGCTGAACTCCGGGCAGATGTTCTGGCGGGCGAAGCGGTGCTGGCGCTCTTCCGCTTTGGCGCGGCGGACGAGGATGTCCAATCGGTGTACATGGATCTTTCCAACGGTTTATACCTTGCGTTTGACGTGCGCGGCGATAAAATCTACACAGCATTTCCATAG
- a CDS encoding SDR family oxidoreductase: MTIFDKFNLKDRVAIVTGGGGQLGFEFCKTLAEAGAAVVAADLNLELASRTASRLKEAGYTASALPLDVTRLESTRELVAETVKQFSRLDILVNSAALDPKFDPDAAAKGIAPGAFEDYPLEDWNAALNVNLTGMFLTTQACVKQMIAQGKKGSIINICSTYGLNGPDQRIYIKDGVRVAYKPAYYTTTKAGVMGFTKYLAAYYAGTEIRVNALTPGGVYNNHEEYFVKNYSAKTILGRMAKKDEMNGALLFLASDASSYMTGNNVIVDGGWTAW; this comes from the coding sequence ATGACCATTTTCGATAAATTCAACTTGAAAGACCGCGTTGCGATCGTCACCGGCGGCGGCGGGCAATTGGGATTTGAATTCTGCAAGACCCTCGCCGAAGCGGGCGCAGCCGTCGTTGCCGCAGATCTCAATCTGGAACTCGCCTCCAGAACCGCTTCACGCTTGAAAGAGGCTGGATACACCGCATCAGCCCTCCCCTTGGATGTGACGCGCCTCGAATCGACCCGTGAACTGGTCGCTGAAACCGTCAAGCAGTTCAGCCGCCTCGACATTCTCGTCAACAGTGCCGCGCTCGATCCAAAGTTCGATCCCGATGCTGCCGCGAAGGGAATCGCCCCCGGCGCCTTCGAAGATTATCCGCTCGAGGATTGGAACGCCGCCCTCAACGTCAACCTGACAGGCATGTTCCTGACCACGCAAGCCTGCGTCAAGCAGATGATCGCACAGGGCAAAAAGGGCAGTATCATCAACATCTGTTCGACATACGGACTGAATGGACCCGACCAGCGCATCTATATCAAGGATGGAGTGCGCGTGGCATACAAACCTGCCTATTACACCACTACCAAGGCGGGGGTGATGGGCTTTACCAAATATCTCGCCGCCTACTATGCCGGGACCGAGATCCGCGTCAACGCGCTCACGCCGGGCGGTGTGTATAACAACCATGAAGAGTATTTTGTAAAAAATTACTCTGCCAAGACCATTTTGGGCAGAATGGCGAAGAAGGATGAAATGAACGGCGCGTTGCTTTTCCTTGCATCAGATGCGTCCTCGTATATGACCGGCAACAATGTCATCGTGGATGGCGGCTGGACAGCTTGGTAG
- a CDS encoding acylneuraminate cytidylyltransferase → MKDILALIPARGGSKGIPRKNIRSFAGYPLIAWSIAAAKQSALVTRIIVSTDDEEIAAVAREWGAEVPFLRPAELAQDKTTDLPVFEHALKFLEEVEGYYPGIIVQLRPTSPIRPKGMVDGAVSILLNHKDADCVRGVVPAAQNPFKMWRFNGEEKPLYPLLEVDGIPEPYNAPRQILPPVYWQTGHIDAIRLATITNKKSLTGDVIYPLVIDPKYTVDIDTPADWVKYETVIYGGLDVVSPGESRRRMPETVQMIICDFDGVVTDNLVLTDEKGRESVAASRSDSMHIKTLREKGVEVMILSSEPNPVVKARAKKMGVEVIHGIGMQDKGRVMREVLEQKKVKAENVIYIGNDLNDLPCFEVAGWSVAVADAYPEVIRAADYVLTKNGGHGAVRELCELVLKQLSQKEN, encoded by the coding sequence ATGAAAGACATCCTTGCTCTCATCCCTGCGCGCGGCGGCTCGAAAGGCATTCCGCGCAAGAATATCCGCAGTTTTGCGGGCTATCCGCTGATCGCGTGGAGCATTGCCGCGGCGAAGCAATCCGCGCTGGTGACGCGGATCATCGTCTCGACGGATGATGAGGAGATCGCCGCCGTTGCCCGCGAGTGGGGCGCGGAAGTTCCATTCTTGCGTCCTGCTGAACTGGCGCAGGACAAGACCACCGACCTGCCCGTTTTCGAACATGCGCTCAAGTTTCTGGAAGAAGTCGAAGGGTACTATCCGGGTATTATTGTGCAGTTACGTCCCACATCTCCCATCCGCCCCAAAGGGATGGTGGATGGCGCGGTCAGCATACTCTTGAATCACAAAGATGCAGATTGTGTGCGCGGAGTGGTCCCCGCGGCGCAGAATCCCTTCAAAATGTGGCGCTTCAACGGCGAGGAGAAACCGCTTTATCCCCTGCTCGAAGTGGACGGCATCCCCGAGCCATACAATGCGCCGCGACAGATCCTGCCGCCGGTCTACTGGCAGACGGGGCATATCGATGCCATCCGCCTGGCGACGATCACGAATAAGAAGTCGTTGACGGGTGATGTCATTTACCCGCTGGTGATCGACCCGAAATACACGGTGGATATCGATACGCCAGCCGATTGGGTGAAGTATGAAACGGTTATCTACGGCGGGTTGGATGTGGTCTCGCCGGGCGAGTCCCGCCGACGGATGCCTGAGACTGTCCAGATGATCATCTGCGATTTCGACGGCGTGGTAACGGATAATCTCGTCCTGACCGATGAGAAGGGCAGGGAGTCTGTCGCCGCTTCGCGCAGTGACAGTATGCACATCAAAACCCTGCGCGAAAAAGGCGTGGAGGTGATGATCCTGTCATCGGAGCCGAATCCCGTTGTGAAGGCGCGGGCGAAAAAGATGGGGGTGGAGGTAATTCACGGGATCGGGATGCAGGATAAAGGTCGTGTGATGCGTGAAGTCCTTGAGCAGAAAAAGGTCAAAGCGGAGAACGTCATCTATATTGGCAATGACTTGAATGACCTGCCCTGTTTCGAGGTTGCGGGCTGGTCGGTGGCGGTTGCGGATGCGTATCCCGAGGTCATCCGCGCGGCGGATTATGTGTTGACAAAGAATGGCGGACACGGCGCGGTGCGTGAGTTGTGCGAATTGGTGTTGAAGCAATTATCTCAAAAGGAGAATTAA
- a CDS encoding N-acetylneuraminate synthase family protein — protein MAREIKFGKRMIGDGHPAYVIAEIGINHNGDIEIAKKIIDAAVHAGADAVKFQKRTPEIATPPEQQKQMRETPWGYITYLDYRYKVEFNEEQYREIDRYCKEKGIDWMVSVWDEPSVDFMEKFDTPAYKVPSASLTDHNLLKYVRQTGKPVIISTGMSTMEQIHKGVNVVGDDNLVIMHCTSTYPCEPEELNLKMVETLRKEFPKNPIGYSGHEVGLVPSAVAIALGASSIERHITLDRAMWGSDQAASVEPGGFERLVKYIRVTEASLGDGVKRVYESEKGSLKKLRRVANE, from the coding sequence ATGGCTCGTGAAATTAAATTTGGAAAGCGGATGATCGGTGACGGGCATCCTGCTTACGTCATTGCGGAAATTGGAATCAATCATAACGGTGATATCGAAATTGCAAAGAAGATCATCGATGCGGCGGTGCATGCCGGTGCGGATGCGGTGAAGTTCCAGAAGCGCACGCCGGAGATCGCCACGCCGCCCGAACAGCAAAAGCAAATGCGCGAGACGCCGTGGGGCTACATTACTTATTTGGATTATCGTTACAAGGTCGAGTTCAACGAAGAGCAGTATCGCGAGATCGACCGCTATTGCAAGGAAAAGGGCATTGACTGGATGGTTTCGGTGTGGGATGAGCCGTCGGTGGATTTCATGGAGAAGTTCGATACGCCTGCGTATAAAGTTCCATCCGCTTCGCTGACCGATCATAACTTGCTGAAGTACGTCCGCCAGACGGGCAAGCCCGTCATTATCTCCACGGGCATGTCCACGATGGAGCAAATTCACAAAGGCGTGAATGTGGTCGGTGATGACAATCTTGTCATCATGCATTGCACCAGCACCTATCCGTGCGAACCTGAAGAATTGAATCTTAAGATGGTCGAAACGCTCCGCAAGGAATTCCCGAAGAATCCGATCGGGTATTCGGGTCACGAAGTGGGATTGGTCCCTTCGGCGGTTGCGATCGCGTTGGGTGCGTCATCCATCGAGCGCCACATCACGCTTGACCGCGCCATGTGGGGCAGCGACCAGGCGGCATCTGTGGAGCCGGGCGGCTTTGAGCGTTTGGTCAAATACATCCGCGTGACCGAAGCGTCGCTTGGCGATGGCGTGAAGCGCGTGTACGAATCCGAAAAGGGTTCGTTGAAGAAACTCCGCCGCGTGGCAAACGAATAA